The Myxococcales bacterium genome has a segment encoding these proteins:
- a CDS encoding HAMP domain-containing protein encodes MSSQAPPTDGTPPKTTNGRSHGKAARTAGRTPTLGAAPSFHRALIATLRALHRGDFSARLAEGEPGEEGQVAALVNDLAAQLETHGQELQTLSREITVEGRTHKRLPRPSARGGWTQIASETNQVLDALTMHLKDVMLSVSALGRGDFTQAVDLEGRDGPLCGDFLRHAKVINGLSAQMVTLTDEVARAATAIATEGRLGTRIQVKGAAGSWKELTDGFNRVASTLSDQVREIAEVTTLVLQGDLSKTVSIEAKGEMLALKKTINTMVAQLEAFASEVSRVAREVGTEGILGGQARVRGASGVWQELTDNVNSMAHNLTAQVRNISDVSSAIARGDLSKKITVEVQGELLDLKNTINTTMDRLGSFAAEVTRVAREVGTDGVLGGQAAVSGVSGVWRELTESVNGMANNLTMQVRNIAEVVTAIAGGDLRHKITVEARGEIQTLKNTINTTVDKLNRFAAQVSRVARLVGTEGTLGVQAEVSEISGVWREITDNVNQMGRNLTNQVRDIAAVTTAVANGDLTKKITVEVRGELLALKNTINTMVDQLGSFADQVTRLATEVGTEGKLGGQADVRGAAGTWRHLTDAVNSMANNLTQQVRNISQAATAIAQGDLTQKIEVEARGEVLEVKKTFNSMIDQLGSFASEVSRVASEVGVDGRLGGQASVAGVRGIWKELTDNVNLLASNLTNQVRDISQVATAIAQGDLSRKVTVEVRGEILELKNTINTMVDQLSSFADEVTRVASDVGVEGVLGGQAAVRGVSGVWRELTDNVNLMASNLTNQVRDIAEVTTAVANGDLTRKITVEVRGELAELKGTINTMVDQLNAFGAEVSRVAREVGTDGVLGGQANVPGISGIWKELTDNVNVMARNLTAQVGGIARVVTAVAHGDLTQKLVLEAQGEIALLVDTINGMIDTLSVFAQQVTGVARDVGVEGKLGGQADVPGAAGVWRDLTNNVNELAGNLTRQVRAIGDVATAVTKGDLTQSITVDARGEVAQLKDNINQMIRTLAETTNANQEQDWLKTNLARFTRMLQGQRDLSALANQVLSELAPAVEAQHGAFFLAQREDQTLRLRLFAAYAYRERKGLSNVFALGEGLVGQAARELRRIMVSEIPDDYIKITSALGDASPRCLVVVPIVFEGVIKGALEFASFHTFTPVQLALLDQLVESLGIVVAAVEATMRTDDLLRQSQSMAEELQTQQEELQQTNEELEEKASQLTEQKSEVERKNREVELARQELEEKAEQLTLTSRYKSEFLANMSHELRTPLNSLLILSRQLTENRDANLTGKQIEFARTIHQAGSDLLSLINEILDLAKVESGTLELEVTPVSIDDLRDYVLRTFEPMAAEKQLGFEVVLEPNLPEGLDTDDMRLKQILRNLLSNAIKFTESGHVKLEVQAVPAGTGGPGLSFRIIDTGIGIPKDKHKIVFEAFQQADGSTSRRFGGTGLGLAISREIAALIGGAIRLESEVGKGSTFTLTLPLSPPVSRTSRPAPEDPALPGRLPPLAPTAPSAEPTDARFRPEPNDDRRHIEPGDRVVLVVEDDEPFASLVMHKAREHGFKAILARTGAQAFEMARELKPHAISLDLGLPDVDGWVLLDQLKHTPQTRHIPVHVISGAEAQRRGLEQGALAVLQKPVSSEELGEVFSHMEAFLEKQVKQLLIVEDDPEQRQSLVELIGNGDVKTTAVGTAGEALDMLGTHPFDCVVIDLKLPDMTGYELVKAIRDTPSLRRIPVVVYTGKELSRTEELELRRVADTIIIKDAKSPERLLDETALFLHRVEACLPAPKREILRRLAETDPALAGKHVLVVDDDARNLFAITTLLEQHDMKVSFAENGREALQKLEETPGIDLVLMDIMMPEMNGYEATAEIRKSERHGQLPIIALTAKAMRGDREKCLQAGASDYVTKPVDADQLVSLLRVWLYR; translated from the coding sequence CTCAAGGACGTGATGCTCTCGGTCTCGGCCCTCGGACGTGGAGACTTCACTCAGGCGGTCGACCTCGAGGGCCGGGACGGGCCACTCTGCGGTGACTTCCTCCGCCACGCCAAGGTGATCAACGGCCTCTCCGCCCAGATGGTGACGCTCACGGACGAGGTAGCCAGGGCCGCCACCGCCATCGCCACGGAAGGGCGTCTTGGCACACGGATCCAGGTCAAGGGCGCGGCGGGCTCGTGGAAGGAACTCACCGACGGCTTCAACCGCGTGGCCAGCACGCTTTCGGACCAGGTACGCGAGATCGCCGAAGTCACCACGCTCGTGCTGCAAGGGGATCTGTCGAAGACGGTGAGCATCGAAGCCAAGGGCGAAATGCTCGCGCTCAAGAAAACCATCAACACGATGGTCGCGCAGCTCGAGGCCTTTGCCAGCGAGGTCTCCCGCGTGGCCCGCGAGGTGGGGACCGAGGGGATTCTGGGCGGACAGGCACGGGTGCGCGGCGCCTCCGGCGTTTGGCAGGAGCTCACCGACAACGTCAACTCCATGGCCCACAACCTGACGGCCCAGGTCCGCAACATCTCCGACGTCTCGAGCGCGATCGCGCGCGGCGACCTGTCAAAAAAGATCACGGTCGAGGTGCAAGGAGAGCTGCTCGACCTCAAAAACACGATCAACACCACGATGGATCGGCTGGGCTCCTTCGCGGCCGAGGTCACCCGTGTGGCTCGAGAAGTCGGAACCGATGGCGTCCTCGGCGGCCAGGCCGCGGTGAGCGGCGTCTCGGGGGTATGGAGGGAGCTCACTGAAAGCGTCAACGGCATGGCCAACAACCTCACCATGCAGGTGCGCAACATCGCCGAGGTCGTCACCGCAATCGCCGGAGGCGACCTGCGCCACAAGATCACCGTCGAAGCCCGGGGGGAGATCCAAACCCTCAAAAATACCATCAACACCACCGTGGACAAGCTCAACCGGTTCGCCGCTCAGGTGTCCCGCGTGGCACGGCTCGTGGGGACCGAAGGAACCCTGGGCGTGCAGGCAGAGGTCTCCGAGATTTCGGGTGTGTGGCGGGAGATCACGGACAACGTGAACCAGATGGGTCGCAACCTGACGAACCAGGTGCGCGACATCGCGGCCGTGACCACCGCCGTGGCCAACGGCGATCTGACCAAGAAGATCACCGTCGAGGTGCGTGGCGAGTTGCTCGCGCTCAAGAACACGATCAACACGATGGTCGACCAGCTGGGCTCGTTCGCAGATCAAGTCACCCGCCTCGCCACGGAGGTGGGGACCGAGGGCAAGCTCGGCGGGCAGGCCGATGTCCGCGGCGCCGCGGGTACCTGGCGCCATCTCACCGATGCCGTGAACTCGATGGCCAACAACCTCACGCAGCAGGTGCGTAACATCTCCCAGGCCGCCACGGCCATTGCCCAGGGCGACCTCACCCAAAAGATCGAAGTGGAGGCCCGGGGCGAGGTCCTCGAGGTCAAAAAGACCTTCAACTCGATGATCGATCAGCTGGGCTCGTTCGCCTCAGAGGTCAGCCGTGTCGCTAGCGAGGTGGGCGTCGACGGTCGATTGGGCGGGCAAGCCTCGGTGGCAGGCGTTCGCGGCATCTGGAAAGAACTCACCGACAACGTAAACCTGCTCGCCAGCAACCTCACCAACCAGGTGCGCGACATCTCCCAGGTCGCCACCGCCATCGCGCAAGGTGACCTGAGCCGCAAAGTGACCGTGGAGGTCCGTGGGGAAATCCTCGAGCTCAAGAACACGATCAACACGATGGTGGACCAGCTGAGCAGCTTCGCGGACGAGGTCACGCGGGTCGCGAGCGACGTCGGGGTGGAGGGCGTGCTTGGAGGGCAGGCGGCCGTGCGGGGAGTGTCCGGCGTGTGGCGAGAGCTCACCGACAACGTAAACCTGATGGCCAGTAACCTCACGAACCAGGTGCGCGACATCGCCGAGGTCACGACCGCCGTCGCCAATGGCGATCTCACACGCAAGATCACGGTGGAGGTGCGGGGCGAGCTGGCCGAGCTCAAGGGCACGATCAACACCATGGTCGACCAGCTCAACGCCTTCGGAGCCGAGGTCTCCCGCGTGGCACGCGAGGTGGGGACAGACGGCGTGCTCGGGGGCCAGGCAAACGTACCTGGCATCTCAGGAATTTGGAAGGAGCTCACCGACAACGTCAACGTGATGGCGCGCAACCTGACGGCCCAGGTGGGCGGCATCGCCCGCGTGGTCACCGCCGTGGCGCATGGCGACCTCACGCAAAAACTCGTGCTCGAGGCCCAGGGCGAGATCGCTCTGCTCGTCGACACCATCAATGGAATGATCGATACCTTGTCGGTCTTCGCACAACAGGTCACCGGTGTGGCACGAGACGTGGGTGTGGAAGGCAAGCTCGGGGGGCAGGCCGACGTGCCGGGTGCCGCCGGCGTGTGGCGTGACTTGACCAACAACGTCAACGAGCTGGCCGGGAATCTCACCCGACAGGTACGCGCCATCGGCGACGTTGCAACCGCAGTGACCAAGGGCGACCTCACGCAGTCGATCACGGTCGACGCGCGCGGCGAGGTGGCCCAGCTCAAAGACAACATCAACCAGATGATTCGAACGCTGGCCGAGACCACCAACGCCAACCAAGAGCAGGATTGGCTGAAGACGAACCTGGCGCGCTTTACCCGGATGCTGCAAGGTCAACGCGACCTCTCCGCCCTGGCCAATCAGGTTCTCTCCGAGCTGGCGCCGGCGGTGGAGGCCCAGCACGGGGCCTTCTTTCTGGCCCAGCGCGAGGACCAAACGCTGCGCCTCAGACTGTTCGCTGCCTACGCCTACCGGGAGCGCAAAGGACTTTCGAACGTCTTTGCCCTCGGCGAGGGACTGGTGGGACAAGCGGCCCGAGAGCTTCGGCGCATCATGGTCTCCGAGATACCGGACGACTACATAAAGATCACGTCCGCCCTGGGTGACGCGAGCCCTCGTTGTTTGGTCGTTGTGCCAATCGTCTTCGAGGGTGTCATCAAGGGAGCCCTCGAGTTCGCGTCGTTTCACACCTTCACTCCGGTCCAGTTGGCCCTGCTGGACCAGCTGGTCGAGAGCTTGGGGATCGTGGTTGCGGCCGTCGAGGCCACCATGCGCACGGACGATCTTCTCCGTCAATCGCAGAGCATGGCCGAAGAGCTGCAGACCCAGCAGGAAGAGCTACAGCAGACGAACGAGGAGCTCGAGGAAAAGGCCAGTCAGCTCACCGAGCAAAAGTCAGAGGTCGAGCGAAAGAACCGCGAGGTCGAGCTTGCCCGCCAAGAGCTGGAGGAGAAAGCCGAGCAGCTGACCCTCACATCACGCTACAAATCCGAGTTCCTTGCCAACATGTCCCATGAACTGCGCACCCCGCTCAACAGCCTACTCATCCTGTCACGGCAGCTCACCGAGAACCGTGACGCGAACCTGACCGGCAAGCAGATCGAGTTCGCGCGCACGATTCACCAAGCAGGCAGCGATCTGCTCTCTCTCATCAACGAGATCCTCGATCTGGCCAAAGTCGAGTCTGGAACCCTCGAGCTCGAGGTGACCCCGGTCTCGATCGATGATCTGCGCGACTATGTGCTGCGAACCTTCGAGCCCATGGCCGCCGAGAAGCAGCTCGGCTTCGAGGTCGTCCTGGAGCCGAACTTGCCCGAAGGTCTCGACACGGACGACATGCGCCTCAAGCAGATCCTGCGCAACTTGCTATCCAACGCAATCAAGTTCACCGAGAGCGGCCACGTCAAGCTCGAGGTTCAGGCCGTCCCCGCGGGTACGGGCGGGCCAGGGCTCTCTTTCCGCATCATCGACACCGGGATCGGCATCCCCAAGGACAAGCACAAGATTGTATTCGAGGCTTTCCAACAAGCCGACGGTAGCACCAGCCGGCGCTTCGGCGGCACCGGGCTTGGCCTGGCCATCAGCCGTGAAATTGCCGCCCTCATCGGCGGCGCCATCCGCCTCGAAAGCGAGGTGGGAAAGGGCAGCACCTTCACGCTGACGCTGCCGTTGTCCCCCCCCGTGTCCCGCACGTCGCGTCCAGCGCCGGAAGACCCCGCCTTACCGGGGCGCCTTCCGCCCCTCGCTCCCACAGCGCCGTCCGCCGAACCCACGGATGCGCGCTTCCGCCCCGAACCCAACGACGACCGGCGGCATATCGAGCCCGGCGACCGCGTCGTCCTCGTGGTCGAAGACGACGAGCCCTTTGCTAGCCTCGTCATGCACAAGGCGCGAGAGCACGGCTTCAAGGCCATCCTGGCGCGCACGGGTGCACAGGCGTTCGAAATGGCCCGCGAGCTGAAACCCCACGCGATCAGCCTCGATCTGGGCCTGCCGGACGTCGACGGCTGGGTGCTCCTGGACCAGCTCAAGCACACCCCCCAAACGCGCCACATCCCCGTTCACGTCATCAGCGGCGCCGAGGCGCAGAGACGCGGACTCGAACAAGGCGCCCTGGCCGTGCTACAGAAGCCCGTCTCCAGCGAGGAACTGGGCGAGGTCTTCTCCCACATGGAGGCGTTCCTCGAGAAGCAGGTCAAGCAGCTGCTCATCGTCGAAGACGATCCCGAGCAGCGCCAAAGCCTCGTCGAGCTGATCGGGAATGGCGACGTGAAGACCACGGCGGTGGGCACCGCAGGGGAGGCCCTGGACATGCTTGGCACCCACCCCTTCGACTGCGTGGTGATCGACCTGAAGCTGCCCGACATGACGGGCTACGAGCTGGTCAAAGCCATTCGCGACACGCCCAGTCTACGCCGCATCCCGGTGGTGGTGTACACCGGCAAGGAGCTCAGCCGCACGGAGGAGCTCGAGCTACGCCGGGTGGCAGACACCATCATCATCAAAGATGCGAAGTCCCCGGAGCGCCTGCTCGACGAAACAGCGCTCTTTTTGCACCGTGTGGAGGCGTGCCTGCCCGCCCCGAAGCGGGAGATCCTGCGCCGGCTGGCCGAGACGGATCCGGCGCTGGCCGGCAAGCATGTGCTGGTGGTTGACGATGACGCCCGCAACCTGTTCGCGATCACAACACTGCTCGAGCAGCACGACATGAAGGTCTCTTTCGCGGAGAACGGCAGGGAGGCGCTGCAGAAGCTCGAGGAGACCCCGGGCATAGACCTGGTTCTCATGGACATCATGATGCCCGAGATGAACGGCTACGAGGCCACCGCCGAAATCCGAAAGTCCGAGCGTCACGGGCAGCTCCCCATCATCGCCCTCACGGCCAAGGCGATGAGGGGCGATCGCGAAAAGTGCTTACAAGCCGGCGCCTCCGACTACGTCACGAAACCGGTCGACGCCGACCAGCTCGTGTCTTTGCTGAGGGTATGGCTCTATCGCTGA